One region of Zingiber officinale cultivar Zhangliang chromosome 7B, Zo_v1.1, whole genome shotgun sequence genomic DNA includes:
- the LOC122004152 gene encoding glucan endo-1,3-beta-glucosidase-like — translation MASAVRNSTILLLLSLFLLLCLMNGRIALASGNGPWCILNLGVPEEAQQANIQYSCGGGIADCSAIQEGGPCWSPDIGRMAAYAMNAYYYAAGHKDINCDFKGTGTIITFDPSDAKCDYPS, via the exons ATGGCGAGTGCAGTGAGGAATTCCACAATTCTACTTCTTTTATCTTTGTTCCTCCTACTGTGCTTAATGAATGGCAGG aTAGCATTGGCGTCAGGCAATGGGCCGTGGTGCATTCTCAATCTGGGAGTGCCGGAGGAGGCACAACAGGCGAACATCCAGTATTCTTGTGGGGGTGGCATAGCAGATTGCAGCGCGATACAAGAAGGTGGCCCGTGCTGGTCTCCGGACATCGGCAGGATGGCAGCCTATGCCATGAACGCCTATTactatgccgccggccacaaggacATCAACTGCGACTTCAAGGGTACCGGCACCATCATAACCTTCGACCCCA GTGACGCGAAGTGCGATTATCCTTCTTGA